The DNA segment TATGTAGTGAAAAATTGATGTGGCAATTTTGAGTCCTTATTAGGTCGTGAGTCTTGGCTTAGGAGTCCAaatcaagtctcgagtcttttATTAGGTATCAAATATAGTTACGAGACTCAAAATTAAGCTGCAGTTcaagtcgagtcgcaagtcCCGAGTCAAATTAACCACATCTGCTAAaaagtagtatatttttataagagataagtgcaaaaaaaataaatcattaatccAAAATGTGTCTTAATTAAATCTATTCCcgttacttattttatataatagtaaaaaaatatagttatgaaaaaaaaaaaactataagtaTGGAATGAAAAAGCAGATGGATAATTAAATACCCCTTATGTATATCCACAAACCAAACCCTTCCTTTACTAGTTAccagatatatgtacatacatagatggTTGATTTTCATTACGTGTACCGTACGTGCAATTGAATCCACGACGACATGAAAGAAGAAGAACGAAGGAGAGAAAAACACATTTAACCATGTTCATCAGATTGTCGTCCACACCCTGTACACGACGTCGAGAACGACTATGTAATAACCATCATACACACTACTCCAAAGTTCGTTGAACCCAGAAGGAACAGCAGTAGATTAGGTGCGCGAGGAAATTCCTCATCACTGTTATTTTTTCGCGCGCGGACAACAagtactgtatattttttttaaagaaaattacgAAGCATTATTGGCCATTAATcgctatattaataaaaacattggttatttgtataaatatatgattttccAGGATAAACGGACAATTAATCAGAACCAAAATTGGTCagtatttatatctaattacGTGCTTGATGATATGCTATTTCAAATTGcatcttttttaaacaataaagtattcaaataataatataaattagattttcgtatgattttttaattaatgaatcaaaatttgtctaaaattaagaatgaaagaatatatcttaataaatcGAACTAAGCcctatatgtaattataaatagttaCAAAAGGCAGttagatcaaatttttatatttcgaaaaaatcattttttacatgaaaaaagagtattaatttttgtaaatatttgctTTGTAGCCTTTTTTTGTCCCTAAAACAAATATGTACCAACTCATTAACAAGTAGTAAGAGtgtataattacaaatttaacgAATCTTATCTTGTATTGAAAAtgtcatacaattttttaaatcataaaaaaatgtggataattAAACTTGGAgcaaaatatgtagaaaaataaatatgtgctCAATGTTAATGCACAAGCAGTCATGTTTATCATTATGAATAGAACAAATCCTCATTTGTAGATACAAAAAACCAATGGATACAGTTAGaggacaaaataatattaaaaagtcattttttacatttgaaaaaacaaaacacaaaccagtgattattttgttttaggcctattttttaaagtaaatattatgaaCTGATTGacagttaataattttttaattatttttgcatttccCTACAAAATAATAATCGTAATTACAAAAAACAGAGTATTCTGTTgataactattataattaattgccatacataaatatatggttTGAGATAATTTTATGGcctactcaaaaaattataatatgaattaatatttcttttaaaaaaagtgttgggtatttcaataaaaatattacataatcctgtaataaataataagttcgTTGAACCAATGTgtgatttttgtatgaatttaaataattttcttttattaataatgtataacCATCAAAAACTATAGAAgtagaattaaaaaagataatttttttgcaaaatcgttatgaataaagaaaacagaatagtcataatataaaatataatataataaaataataatattaattaaccgGTGTTCGTTCCCtgggtaacttttttttaattacatactttgtgataattatatacctatatataagtgattctccacaaaaaaaagtatcatataaTATACGTGcaacgataattaattaattatataaaaaaatagatagataacaaaaaatttaataattatataattaattataaagatctGATACAGAAGAAATAAGAGGATGGTAATTATATGAAGTAAAGGAGTAGAAATTAGGGGAGACGGGGGGGACGGAAATCATGAAAAAACACGCAACTTCACTGGCCAAAAAAATGTCTTTGGTTTTTTGGTAACTGCTTATTtattggttatttaaaaaaatatatatataatgtcaaTAGCACCAGCAGAGATTAtgcttattaataatattgggCCATGGTTTGGGGGTTAGGGAGAGAAAgggggaaaggttgcgtgatttttcttgtgtggttttttttctttcctcccccaaaaaaaaaaaagaagtggaaCAGATTCACTTTCTCTCCACATCAGGTaaaggtatttatatatatatatatataaaagtatatatttatatataaattactcttttatttataaaaagcagTACActgcaaatataaaaaaattattaaaaaacattgacTATTATtgaagtagatattttttgaaaaatacgtaaaatgattttttttttctaaaaaaaaagaaatataaatccACTAATAAGAATTTGcttttcattgaataataatatataatattggtaaattattgaacaatatttcgtaaaaaaaatatgtataaaagatGTATCACTggttatatctataaataatatttatatacatatatattgcttGGTTTGAACAAAtacctttatatgtatatacttatttataaaagaatggTAACAGAAAAAAAGATGGATGGGTAATGGGTAAAAAAAGTAAGTTGGGTGaatatgtattacatatatatatatatataacttaatcaTTGTAAAAATCCCGACTTGGTtcttgtgtaaaaaaaaaaaagtctgtcTGAGTGTTCAAAGATATCACTGTTTGCATCaaaaattgttgcaaaataacaattcaaatgttttcaattataattcgtCAAAAACTCTCCCAGAGATCgaccttttttaatgaaaataattgaagaagaaagtctttttaaaaatgtgtacCTATGGATGATTTCGTATAATATCCTTAGTCCCTGGATATCCTTTTATGTATTGACATATGTTTCAAAAGATGAGCTTTTTGTCTGAAAGCCTTGGAGCAATGTTCACATTTGAAAGGCTTCTCACCTGTATGGGTCCTTAGATGTACCTTGATATTGGATTTGTTTAAAAACCCACGATTACAGATATGACAATGATGCATCATCTTCTTGCTTGGATCCATGGAGGCTGGATTTGGGGAAGAGGAAGCTGAAGAGGAGGAAGAGGACGAAGAGGAGGCTGAAGAGGATTTGTGTCGTCCAGAAGAGGAGAGTTTAGAGGCCTGATGAGAGGCTGAGGAGGATTTCTTGGCTTTGACTTCACAGAGGGATATACTTCGACGTAGAAGACTGTCCTCATTGGTGATGATGGGAGACGTGGAGTGAGGCATTGAGTCTCCGTAGAATGATGAAGACGCGTTGGCATTATCGGACGACACAGAGGCTGACTTTCCACCTGCTCCATGTTGAAGTCTATTTTGTAGAATGGAATAAGGAGGGGGCGGAAGAAGGGTTGTGCTACTGTTTGAAGTGTTGTTATTCATGTTATTAGGGCCATGGCCAATATGGTGAGGCCCAATTGAAAGAACTTCTCTCTGCTGTAGTTGAGTCATTTTTGTGGGTCCTGAGGTTAATAAACTATGGAGAGTGGATCCGGGTCCAATGATGAAGGAAGGTTGTTGAGTGAGAGGACTGCTTCGGAGAATCGTGGTTCCTCCTGGAAGAAGAGTCTCTCCAGAGGAAGTACACGAAACAGTGCCTCCCCCACCTTCTAATGGTTTGATTTCCTGAGCTGTGTTCTCAATCCAGGCATCTAGGTCCGACCATTCCTGAGCACCGATGTCGGATGAATCTAGATTGGGAACCGTGGAATCAGCACCCATGCTGATCCCAACAATGCTTGCAAGATCATCAAATGCATCTTGGCTAGCAGTAAAGtctaattctaatttaataCTATTGTTATTAAGCGGGGAGGAGGAATTTGATGAGGTTGAGGAAGAGGCTGTCGTGGTCGTGACTCCACCGGCTGGAGACGAAGACGAACGAATAGAGAGAGGATGAACAACAACGGGAGGAGGAGATACATTGGTTGATGTGACATCAGACGAGTAAAATGGACTTCGGATATTGAGGTCCTTACTACTCGAGCAGTTATTATTCTCGGAGAGAATGGGATCCAGAGAACCATCCCCTCCTCCGTAGTCAAAAGGAAGAGGTTTGAGTTCAGCCAAATCTGTAGACGTTTGACTCAGCATCATGGTATCAAAGGAGTCAGGGCATTCTAATTTAATAGCGCTAAATTTACCAGGATCATCACAGTCCCATGAGTCTTCATTCGGACTTGAAATACTGTTGGAGGTGATATTAGAGCCAGGGAGGCCGATTGTTGTTACTAAAGCTGTTTCCAACATATTGATGATGAAAGAAAATGATCTCTaccaaatgaaattataaagtctgcaaagaaaataaagaaaataattattatgttgttatATGATCCATTAACATAGAAATAACAAAGTACTTCCAAGTCATGTTTAAAAGGACAGAAGAGGTGCTTGTTGTCGTAAATTCATTTGACCTAGGTATTTCAAACAAGTCCCTGACTTTAtcaaatactatattatatttaagactAAAACTTCCAAAATTCCATCACTGAATCATTCAATTTCAAGGATTTCGGAAGTAGTAGAAATTACACACT comes from the Lepeophtheirus salmonis chromosome 4, UVic_Lsal_1.4, whole genome shotgun sequence genome and includes:
- the LOC121115825 gene encoding uncharacterized protein, which codes for MLETALVTTIGLPGSNITSNSISSPNEDSWDCDDPGKFSAIKLECPDSFDTMMLSQTSTDLAELKPLPFDYGGGDGSLDPILSENNNCSSSKDLNIRSPFYSSDVTSTNVSPPPVVVHPLSIRSSSSPAGGVTTTTASSSTSSNSSSPLNNNSIKLELDFTASQDAFDDLASIVGISMGADSTVPNLDSSDIGAQEWSDLDAWIENTAQEIKPLEGGGGTVSCTSSGETLLPGGTTILRSSPLTQQPSFIIGPGSTLHSLLTSGPTKMTQLQQREVLSIGPHHIGHGPNNMNNNTSNSSTTLLPPPPYSILQNRLQHGAGGKSASVSSDNANASSSFYGDSMPHSTSPIITNEDSLLRRSISLCEVKAKKSSSASHQASKLSSSGRHKSSSASSSSSSSSSASSSPNPASMDPSKKMMHHCHICNRGFLNKSNIKVHLRTHTGEKPFKCEHCSKAFRQKAHLLKHMSIHKRISRD